The Aquipuribacter hungaricus region TGGGCGGTGAAGGACCCGGACTGCCAGAGCATGGCGTCGACGAGGGTCGTCTTCCCGTGGTCGACGTGCGCGACGATCGCGACGTTACGGAGGTCCTGGCGCAGAGCTGTCGTCGCGGTGGTCACGGGATACCAGTCTGCCGCATCCTGCACCACCCCCGGACCAACGGCCGTCCTCCCGTGCGGCCCCGGGCTCCCGCTGCTGCGCGCCGTGGGCCCGCCCGCCCGCGAGCAGGACCGTGAGCGCGTCTACCGCGGCGGCGTCCGCGGGGAGCCACGGCACCGAGCGGAGCTCGTCGGCGGCGAGCCACCGGACGTCGTCGTGGTCCTCGCGCGGCACGGGCAGCGCGGGTGCGACCGGCTCGTCCATCCGGGCCAGCCACAGGCGCATCACGAGCCCTGGGACGAGCCGCCAGACCCGGCCGTGGTCCGGGTCGTCGACCCCGGGGCCGTCCGCACCCGGGCCGTCCGCACCAGCGTCGTCGGCCCGGCCGGGCACGACCTCCTCGCCGAGCACCGCCCGCACGCCGAGCTCCTCGCGCAGCTCGCGGTGCAGCGCCTGCTCGGGCGTCTCGCCGGGCTCCACCTTGCCGCCGGGGAACTCCCACAGGCCCGCCAGCGCCGGCGGCGCGCTGCGGCGGGCGGCCAGCAGCAGCTGCGGGCGCTCGAGGGAGTCCACGATCGCGGCACCGACGACCAGCCGTGCCGGGGTCCGCCCCTGCTCCGCAGCTCCATACCCGGGCAGGACCTCGCCGGGGCCGCTGTCGTCCATCCCGCGTAGCGTGGCACGGGTGAGCATCACTCCCCCGGGCGGTCCCGGGACGCCGACCCCGTCCGCGGCCGGACGGCCGCCCCGGCCCCGGCTGCTCGCGCACGCCGACGTCGTCGACCAGCTCGCCGACCTGCCCGGCTGGGCGCACACGGGCGGCGCCCTGCACGCCCGGTACCGCGCGCAGTCCGTCCCCGAGGCGGTCG contains the following coding sequences:
- a CDS encoding (deoxy)nucleoside triphosphate pyrophosphohydrolase produces the protein MDDSGPGEVLPGYGAAEQGRTPARLVVGAAIVDSLERPQLLLAARRSAPPALAGLWEFPGGKVEPGETPEQALHRELREELGVRAVLGEEVVPGRADDAGADGPGADGPGVDDPDHGRVWRLVPGLVMRLWLARMDEPVAPALPVPREDHDDVRWLAADELRSVPWLPADAAAVDALTVLLAGGRAHGAQQREPGAAREDGRWSGGGAGCGRLVSRDHRDDSSAPGPP